A single window of Uloborus diversus isolate 005 chromosome 5, Udiv.v.3.1, whole genome shotgun sequence DNA harbors:
- the LOC129223249 gene encoding uncharacterized protein LOC129223249 produces MVYKDQPVEITASYDEWDDDKICTGFLRRKFASSQDSTEFGQHVTSEDFSRRSLLVPSPGDFSRSEFDETRLSPQPPPAQSALLDVFRNTSDRRPSAAGFLRRPSAVNFHRRPSTVVELKYVPSSIEQEFIPNNPAAAAHNYNRPQQQPLLNLQQVVDDHHNHYYQTNPESDSNPRGKKKKKPGIDLTELSKIYGIPLSRPLTMDDDEGSSSFLPQRRSTMPNVLDGSTDTEGSSGEGFVRTGSLYSATRKMEAQSKNSSIASVRKNSLPDISSIGASDSKLLSREAIAILSSQRREAIRRQEEEAMRLRANPLLYLFSPEIWDWLASQQLVILIIVINVALGILFFKVIL; encoded by the exons ATGGTGTACAAGGATCAACCGGTTGAAATTACAGCCTCTTATGACGAGTGGGATGATGACAAAATCT GTACTGGTTTTTTAAGACGAAAATTCGCATCTAGTCAAGATTCCACCGAGTTCGGACAACACGTCACCAGCGAGGACTTTTCCCGCCGATCTCTGCTAGTACCGAGCCCAGGGGACTTCAGCAGGTCCGAATTCGACGAGACCCGCCTCAGCCCGCAGCCGCCGCCCGCGCAATCGGCACTCCTCGACGTCTTCCGCAACACCTCGGACCGCCGGCCGTCGGCGGCCGGATTCCTCAGACGCCCCTCTGCCGTCAACTTCCACCGCCGGCCCTCCACCGTCGTAGAGCTTAAGTACGTTCCTTCCTCGATCGAGCAGGAATTCATTCCGAACAATCCAGCAGCAGCAGCTCACAACTACAACCGTCCTCAGCAGCAGCCATTGTTGAACTTGCAACAGGTCGTCGACGATCACCACAATCACTACTACCAGACCAATCCGGAGAGCGACTCCAATCCGCGGggtaagaagaagaagaagcctGGCATTGATCTGACAGAACTTTCCAAAATCTACGGCATACCCCTCAGCAGGCCTCTAACCATGGACGACGACGAAGGCTCTTCATCCTTCCTGCCACAGAGACGGTCCACCATGCCCAACGTTCTGGACGGGTCCACAGACACGGAGGGGTCTTCGGGGGAAGGGTTCGTGCGAACGGGTTCCCTGTATAGCGCCACCAGGAAGATGGAAGCACAGTCCAAGAACAGTTCCATTGCCAGTGTGAGGAAGAATAGCCTTCCGGACATCAGCAGCATCGGAGCATCCGACTCTAAGTTGCTGTCTCGGGAAGCCATTGCGATCCTGAGTTCTCAAAGGCGCGAAGCCATCAGGAGACAGGAAGAAGAAGCGATGCGACTGAGAGCAAATCCATTACTATATCTGTTCAGCCCTGAAATCTGG GATTGGCTGGCAAGTCAACAGCTAGTGATTCTCATAATCGTCATCAATGTCGCCCTAGGAATATTATTCTTCAAGGTAATATTATAG